The genomic interval atgtaaaaatgtttcgcACCTGTGTGAGGAAGTTCTCCCTGAACTTGTGCACCTCAAATGGCTCCGTCTGTAGTCTGGCTGTGAAGGAAGAGTTTTAGATGAGCTAAAACAGACACAAGAGAGTATGCAAACAAAACCGCATATGCGATTGTTACCTCTACTCAGGACAGCTCCGTTCTCCTGGTAGTCCTGTATTTCTGCATCCTTCCGAGCCAAAAGAGCAGCTAGATCCTCCACTTGCCGCTGCAGAACTCGACTCACTGCCAGCAGGGGGCGCACCAGCTGCCTGCACACCTGATTTACAAGCAGAAACATACTATATATTTGCTGATACATGCATTTGTAAAGCCTCAAGATCATCAACATGATCCAAAACATGTTGTACACAATCTACTACATGCCTTCCGCTATTTGGTTgtttgtacactaccagtcaaaaggttctgaaaagtaagatttttaatatttgtaaagaagtctcttccgctcaccaagcctgcatttctttgatccaaaatacagtaaaaacagtaaaaaattgaaatatttttactatttaaaataactggttttatttgaatatattttaaaatgtaattttatttctgtgatcaaagctaaattttcagcatgattacctcagtcttcagtgtcacacgatcctttagaaataattctaatattctgatttgctgttcaagaaacatttattattataatcattattattattattattatcactatttaaaacagttgagtacagttttgctcaggattctttgatgaataaaaaagatccaaagatcagcatttatctgaaataaaaagcttttgtaacattatacactgtaccattcaaaaacttggagtcagtataatttttctttctttggggggaaagaaataatagaaattaatacttttatttaaaaaggatgctttaaattgatcaaacatgaTAAAGAcgttaataatgttacaaaagaatttatatttcttctaaactttctattcatcaaagaaacctgaaaaatgttactgtttttaacataataataataataaatgttttttgagcaaatcagaatagttgaatgatttctgaaggatcatgtgactggagtaaaaattcagctttgaaatcaccggaataaattacattttaaaatatattcaaatagatagcagttattttaaatactaaaaatatttcaaattttactgcttttgctgtacttttgattaaataaatgcaggcttggtgagcagaggagatttctttaaaaaacataaaaaatcttttgactgttGGTGCTAATAACCTAGTGGTTAGCGCACTGACATATAGTGCAACTGCACCTCTGGCGACCCAAGTTCAAGTCCCGACTTGAGGTTCTTTGCCAATCACGTTCTCAACTCTCCACCCCATGCTTTCCTTTCaatctctactgtcctgtctattaaaaagcatgaaaaaggccaaaaaaaatattttgactatatcACAGctccagattttattttattagataagGTTCAtaccacaccaacaggcattgTAGTGCAGCGAAACTCCCAGTAGAACGGCACCCCAGCCAGCTCACTTTTGAGTTTGACTGTCAGATTGTCCCCATGCTGTTCAAGGGTAACGTGTGCAGCAGAAATCTGATCACCATCTTGACCGGAGAAACAAGGCCGTGCCACCGAACACAGATGAGAGAAAAAAGCCTGTGTAGGAGCCCTCAGACGCTTATTCAGATCCTTTCATAtagagaaagaggaaaaaaaagaccaaaattaGCATGAAATATTGACAGGCTAGAATGCCCTTAGAACAAACTGTGATGATAAAAAAGTATCAGATTGTGATACTAAATATCATAGTACTGAAAAACATGTCATTCTTACAGGTTTTGGCACAACTATATCATTCAGAGTGACTGtggttgatcaaaaatacactgaCTTGATGCTACagtatgtttaatatttaaaaaaggctGTAAGAGCTACTGGAGCTCCAATTTAAGTTCTAAAGtactgaattaaaaacatttcagctatATAACAGCAGTGTTGTACAATCTTGCCTGTGCTCGACTCTGGATGTCATCTGTGGTCATTTCTTCTTCCCACACAGTGTTCAGGTCACTCAGCAGAACCCGGTACTGTGTGTCACCAAACCAGGCTTTGGCCAGTAGATCAGAGCCACCAATATTCACTGGCACCCATGGGAGAGCAAACAGGGCTGCTTCCATTTCCCCACAGCACACTTTACACTATCTACTTCATATAAACAATAACAGACATAttgctttaaacatttaaaaattagataaaaatGAGATTCAGTACAGTCCCAAAGCACTTTCCCTAAAACACTAGTTACCACAGTTACTATGGTATAACCATGGTACATATGGTTCCAGCCATTCTTAATAATAAATTCGACATAATACGATCTTTTTGCATTCGTGTCAGAATTTCTGATGAGCCTTGCGCAAACCGAGACAGCTTTCGACGcgttttaattatatataatcaaACTATTATTAACTATGAGGGTGAATTCTGCATTATTTCGGTTCTACTGTCTAATGTAACAGGTCTTACGCTTCTTTCGATATGCATAAACAACTGACAGTGGGTTAAATAAATAGTTCGCATAGACATTTACTTACATAATGAactttagacatttttaaatgtttaataagtgAAGAATTGACCAGTATCGACTCACCAACAAGGGGACCTTTCGACTGACGCACATTCCCCATGAAAACAAACGGCAATTAAAACGTTCCGTGAGGAAGAGTTCCGTTCCTAGATGCCTCCGTTTATTAAGGTtataagtaaaacaaaacaacatatttattatCCAGTGTCTTTATTGAGACTGTAACATTTATAAAGGGCTGTAATATTGTGTAAGAGATCAAGAACTACTCTAAACACcagatattttaattttatttttctgattcaGCTTGAAGAATGGGTTTCTCTTTAAGGTGAATTTTCTTTCTGTGAAGTGTAGGAGATATATGTTAAAAGGTTAGTAATTACATATGAAGAAGAACTTTAATTTGTGTGTTTACAGAGTTACATACTACGGGACTGAATTTGCTGATGTGTTTGGTTGGTTTTCTGATTCCAGGTTGTTTGTTGTCCAGGGTGATTCAGGCTCCTGTCTCATAACAAGTTTCTCCAGAAATTGAACAACTTCTTGCTTTGTCTCACATTTTTCTAGAGTTTTATAAAGCTTGTGCAACCTAGGGGGACCACAAAAGTGTGATCTGAAGAATCTTTGCTCAGTTTTATTAAACACATTGTGAATAATGTaaaatgactgtatatatatatatctatatataattttattataaataaaataaaaaactcaaaatgGGGGAATTTTTACCCCCAtatcttaaaatgaaaattaaatgtgtgAAGATTTTTCAAAAGATGGTGTTGGAAATTAATGAGGTAAAAGATTCTGTAAGTGAATAattataaatgcacacacacacacacacacacacagaccaaaTAATCATggcacattttttatatatatactttttttaattattattttttttattggggCTGGGATATTAGGTTGAAATCAGTTCATTGTTGAATCAGTGGGGTTAATAACTGTAAAGTTTGCATATTATGAAATGAGTATAATTTATCTATAAAGCAGCCCTGGAGAAAAGAGTGATGTCAACATCAGCTCACTTCAGTTATTATACAATAGGGTCCGTGCAGTAATATTGCCTAAtattaagtgtccccaactaagcaagccaaaaGGCGACAGTGGCAAGGAACCCAAACTCCATCAGTAACATgtaatg from Labeo rohita strain BAU-BD-2019 chromosome 6, IGBB_LRoh.1.0, whole genome shotgun sequence carries:
- the nhej1 gene encoding LOW QUALITY PROTEIN: non-homologous end-joining factor 1 (The sequence of the model RefSeq protein was modified relative to this genomic sequence to represent the inferred CDS: deleted 1 base in 1 codon) — protein: MEAALFALPWVPVNIGGSDLLAKAWFGDTQYRVLLSDLNTVWEEEMTTDDIQSRAQDLNKRLRAPTQAFFSHLCSVARPCFSGQDGDQISAAHVTLEQHGDNLTVKLKSELAGVPFYWEFRCTTMPVGVVCRQLVRPLLAVSRVLQRQVEDLAALLARKDAEIQDYQENGAVLSRARLQTEPFEVHKFRENFLTQIVPQMGVTLDSLGFDSELQALYMAVSLGKTGQKRKRSGAEDNLVSEHHAPDHQHVTDVTADVASSLASQEQNDVRGSSGRHRVADSKQAVPLPSSAASGSEERSTSRPKKKKAVGLFR